In a genomic window of Pedobacter sp. KBS0701:
- a CDS encoding multidrug effflux MFS transporter, translating to MAKKQHFYLILILGSLAALGPFSIDMYLPGFVDIAKDLKSTESTVALSLSSFFIGISAGQLLYGPLLDKFGRKKPLYFGLGLYIFASFLCLAVTDVNQLIVLRFVQAIGSCATAVASVAMVRDLFSVEESPKVFASLMLVIAVSPMLAPTAGGYLISALGWKYVFVFLGLMAVLMLLASIFKLPESYKPDLNYSLKPKPILTNFFTVLKEPQFYTYALISSITFSGLFAYVSSSPQVFMKIYEVSKTGYGWIFALLSVAFIGSSQVNSLILKWFTSKNIVTYALIAQCIFSLIFLIFALNNWLNLYATIGFIALFLACLGLINPNAAALSLAPFSKNAGSASALMGALQMGLGALASVIVSLFSEHSVVPMPLVMTAAAFIALGCLLIGRRFITTEVDASSDSAVIAH from the coding sequence ATGGCTAAAAAACAACACTTCTATCTCATACTCATTTTAGGATCATTGGCAGCCCTTGGCCCTTTCTCCATCGACATGTACCTGCCTGGCTTTGTGGATATTGCAAAAGATTTAAAAAGTACTGAATCAACTGTAGCACTTTCTTTATCCAGCTTTTTTATCGGGATTTCTGCTGGTCAGTTATTGTACGGTCCGCTTTTGGATAAATTTGGAAGGAAAAAACCTTTATACTTTGGTTTAGGACTCTATATTTTTGCTTCTTTTTTATGCCTGGCTGTAACTGATGTAAACCAGTTGATTGTTTTACGTTTTGTTCAGGCGATTGGGAGCTGTGCCACGGCTGTAGCCTCCGTTGCTATGGTACGGGATCTGTTTTCGGTAGAAGAAAGCCCCAAAGTGTTTGCGTCGTTAATGCTGGTGATTGCCGTATCACCGATGCTTGCGCCAACAGCAGGTGGTTATTTAATCTCGGCATTAGGCTGGAAATATGTATTCGTATTTTTAGGTTTGATGGCGGTTTTGATGCTCCTGGCTTCAATCTTTAAGTTACCGGAGAGTTATAAACCAGATCTGAATTACTCCCTAAAACCTAAACCCATTTTAACCAATTTCTTTACCGTTTTAAAAGAGCCTCAATTTTACACGTATGCCTTAATCAGTTCAATCACCTTTTCAGGTTTATTTGCTTATGTATCTTCATCACCTCAGGTATTTATGAAAATATACGAAGTGAGTAAGACTGGCTATGGTTGGATTTTCGCGCTGCTATCGGTAGCCTTTATTGGTTCGAGTCAGGTAAATAGCTTAATACTAAAATGGTTTACCAGCAAAAATATTGTTACCTATGCACTTATTGCCCAATGTATTTTCAGCTTAATCTTTTTGATTTTTGCTTTAAACAACTGGTTAAATTTATATGCTACAATAGGTTTTATCGCATTATTTTTAGCCTGTTTAGGTCTAATTAATCCTAATGCGGCTGCTTTGTCGCTTGCGCCATTTTCCAAAAACGCTGGTAGTGCATCTGCCTTAATGGGTGCTTTACAAATGGGATTAGGCGCTTTGGCCTCGGTAATAGTGAGTTTATTTAGCGAACACTCTGTAGTGCCCATGCCTTTGGTCATGACAGCCGCTGCATTTATCGCTTTAGGCTGTTTATTAATCGGCAGAAGATTTATCACTACAGAAGTTGATGCATCATCTGATTCGGCTGTTATAGCGCATTAA
- a CDS encoding queuosine precursor transporter, with the protein MTFKTKESRLLLILGSFFVANAILSEFIGVKLFSVEETLGFKKFDINLLGVPNLSFVMSAGVLTWPIIFIMTDIINEYFGVKQVRFLSILTSILIAFAFLVVWGSMHLSAADFWVHQKINGEDLNMNNAFAGIFGQGMWIIVGSITAFIIGQLADVLIFHRIKKITGERALWLRATGSTLVSQLIDSFVVIFIAFYLNPQYHYSWKMVAAIGLVNYTYKFIVAILMTPILYIVHAIIDGYLGKDLAHKLIKMAGRG; encoded by the coding sequence ATGACTTTTAAGACAAAAGAAAGCCGTTTACTACTCATTCTGGGTAGCTTTTTTGTAGCAAACGCTATATTATCAGAGTTTATTGGAGTTAAACTATTCAGTGTTGAAGAAACGCTGGGGTTTAAAAAGTTCGATATCAATTTGCTAGGAGTTCCAAATCTATCGTTTGTGATGTCGGCAGGGGTATTAACCTGGCCAATCATTTTCATTATGACGGATATTATAAATGAATATTTTGGTGTAAAGCAAGTCCGTTTTTTATCTATCCTCACTTCAATTTTAATCGCATTTGCCTTTCTGGTAGTTTGGGGCTCTATGCATTTAAGCGCTGCCGATTTTTGGGTACACCAAAAAATTAATGGTGAAGACTTAAATATGAACAATGCTTTTGCAGGGATTTTTGGTCAGGGAATGTGGATTATTGTAGGTTCCATTACTGCTTTTATTATTGGACAGCTGGCAGATGTTCTGATTTTCCACCGGATTAAAAAAATTACCGGAGAACGTGCTTTATGGTTACGTGCAACCGGCTCAACATTGGTTTCTCAGCTGATTGACAGTTTTGTGGTGATTTTTATCGCGTTTTATTTAAACCCACAATACCATTACAGCTGGAAAATGGTCGCCGCAATTGGCTTGGTTAATTATACTTATAAATTTATTGTCGCCATTTTAATGACCCCGATTTTGTATATCGTACATGCGATAATTGATGGTTACTTAGGAAAAGACCTGGCCCACAAACTCATTAAAATGGCAGGTAGGGGATAA
- a CDS encoding homoserine dehydrogenase, with protein sequence MSKNLKIGLFGFGVVGQGLLDIIQSQNLNLEIIKIAIKDPRKKRTLNKDLFTTDRNEILNNTEINTIVELINDADAAYEIVTTALKNGKNVVSANKKMIATHLKELVDLQQEYGTSLLYEGAVCGSIPIIRNLEEYYDNELFHALSGIFNGSSNYILSKIFNEGQSYDSALKEAQDLGFAETDPILDVGGYDPKYKLAIATAHAYGLFVNPDAILNIGIQNLSNYDIKYAREKNFKIKLVPTARKVNTKDIVTYVLPKLVAKDDFLYNVENEYNAVAVQAAFADKQFFYGKGAGGHPTGAAVLSDIAALRYDYRYEYKKYHSENGVKHTEKILLEIYLRYADEDLITLLEFDNISERYAASSYKYVVGTVKLESLIKNRDLLLDQSVFVAYTGRQIYKQEQLSENVFAAELATL encoded by the coding sequence ATGAGCAAGAATTTAAAAATCGGTTTATTTGGTTTTGGCGTTGTAGGGCAAGGTTTGTTGGATATCATCCAAAGCCAGAACCTGAACCTGGAGATCATAAAAATCGCGATAAAAGACCCAAGGAAGAAACGTACCCTAAACAAGGATCTGTTTACGACTGATCGCAACGAAATATTAAACAATACAGAGATCAATACGATCGTAGAATTAATTAACGATGCTGATGCTGCTTACGAAATTGTAACTACGGCATTAAAAAACGGTAAAAATGTAGTTTCTGCCAACAAAAAAATGATCGCCACGCATTTAAAAGAGCTGGTAGATTTACAACAAGAGTATGGTACTTCTTTATTGTATGAAGGAGCCGTTTGCGGCAGTATTCCAATTATCCGTAACCTGGAAGAGTATTACGACAATGAATTATTTCATGCTTTGAGCGGAATTTTTAATGGCTCATCTAATTATATCCTTTCCAAAATATTTAACGAGGGTCAAAGTTACGATTCGGCATTAAAAGAGGCACAGGATTTAGGTTTCGCAGAAACCGATCCGATCCTGGATGTGGGAGGTTATGATCCGAAATATAAACTGGCCATAGCTACCGCACATGCCTATGGTTTGTTTGTAAATCCTGATGCCATTTTAAACATCGGTATACAGAACCTTTCTAACTATGACATTAAATATGCTCGTGAGAAAAATTTCAAAATTAAGTTGGTACCAACGGCTCGTAAGGTAAATACAAAAGATATTGTGACTTATGTACTCCCTAAACTGGTAGCTAAGGACGATTTTCTTTACAATGTAGAAAATGAGTACAATGCCGTAGCCGTTCAGGCGGCTTTTGCTGATAAACAGTTTTTCTATGGTAAAGGTGCCGGTGGTCACCCTACCGGTGCTGCTGTACTATCTGATATTGCGGCTTTACGTTACGATTACCGTTATGAATACAAAAAATACCATTCGGAAAATGGTGTAAAACATACAGAAAAAATTCTTTTAGAAATTTATTTGCGTTATGCGGATGAAGATCTGATTACCCTACTGGAATTTGACAACATCAGCGAGCGTTATGCTGCAAGCAGTTATAAATACGTGGTTGGGACCGTTAAGTTAGAAAGTTTGATTAAAAACCGTGATTTGCTTTTAGATCAATCTGTTTTTGTTGCCTACACCGGCAGACAGATATACAAACAGGAGCAATTGAGTGAAAATGTTTTTGCCGCAGAACTGGCAACCCTATAA